One part of the Stegostoma tigrinum isolate sSteTig4 chromosome 14, sSteTig4.hap1, whole genome shotgun sequence genome encodes these proteins:
- the LOC125457527 gene encoding GPI mannosyltransferase 4-like has product MFKLKQKTMQVYKYINVKNGLMLQGDILNLKTFRTWEFNTSYPSRSVLIPLITTGFSFTTLKALHNSGLFDRIINGYSLLVFPRCYLTCVSFILDYSIYHLACLWGEDPWKALTLLSGSHVMLVFYTRTFSNAIEAVLFALLLLLVAMDIKQASVATHEKKERRKKKHFIGIVLVSGFFNRPTFIGYALVPMLLWLSYDQKGMLQFGLRQMVKHFFGLLSSVIATSFLFIVTDALYFGSLFERAWFLKDGNNIYTLFVNISQHLVLTPVNLILYNLDEKSLIAHGSHPWFTHLTVNGLLLFGGLHLAAVTAGVKTIVSKFACKASGHTPLKDNLENKFPTKFSMTAQVTEYLLLVYFIPIVVLSMFSHQEPRYISPLIVPLVILSASKCEMLSWKVVIVVFNLLGSVFFGCLHQGGLIPCLSYLEKVLHSENPLLSQTEQNLVFYHTYMPPRYLLNVKSDEKLIRIIDLGGSDVSVLTNTVNELLGSSASKHFGNKQEMDIYVIAPGTVQDDVKNCGFQWKTVASFFPHLTMEDPPDISSLLSEDGLTQLSLYIFKVHIKVK; this is encoded by the coding sequence GGGATATTTTGAATCTCAAAACATTCCGTACTTGGGAATTCAATACCAGCTATCCCAGCAGATCAGTTCTGATTCCATTGATCACTACTGGATTTTCATTCACAACCCTTAAAGCTTTGCACAATTCTGGCCTATTTGACAGAATCATAAATGGTTACAGTTTGTTGGTTTTCCCCAGATGCTACCTGACATGTGTGTCCTTTATACTAGATTATTCTATATACCATTTAGCCTGCCTTTGGGGCGAAGATCCATGGAAAGCATTAACACTACTGAGTGGGTCGCATGTGATGTTAGTTTTCTACACCCGGACATTTTCAAATGCTATAGAAGCGGTGCTTTTTGCGTTACTACTGCTGTTAGTAGCTATGGATATAAAGCAAGCAAGTGTGGCAACACATgagaaaaaggaaagaaggaagaaaaaacaTTTTATTGGGATTGTTTTGGTCTCTGGTTTTTTTaacaggccaacatttattggttATGCTTTAGTACCAATGCTCCTATGGCTTTCTTATGATCAGAAAGGCATGCTTCAGTTTGGTTTAAGACAAATGGTGAAGCATTTCTTTGGCCTTTTATCCTCTGTAATTGCAACCAGTTTTCTTTTCATTGTGACAGATGCATTGTATTTTGGTTCATTGTTTGAAAGGGCTTGGTTTTTGAAAGATGGGAATAACATATATACACTCTTTGTCAACATAAGCCAACATCTCGTTTTAACACCAGTTAATCTAATTTTATACAACTTGGATGAAAAAAGCCTTATCGCACATGGTAGTCACCCCTGGTTTACACATCTGACAGTGAATGGTCTCCTGCTGTTTGGCGGTCTCCACTTAGCTGCTGTGACAGCTGGTGTCAAAACAATAGTCAGCAAATTTGCCTGCAAAGCCAGTGGCCATACCCCTCTGAAAgacaatttggaaaataaatttccTACAAAGTTTTCTATGACTGCTCAAGTTACTGAGTATTTACTGTTGGTTTATTTTATTCCTATTGTTGTTCTGTCAATGTTTAGTCATCAAGAGCCACGCTATATCAGTCCACTTATTGTGCCACTTGTTATTCTTAGTGCTTCAAAATGTGAGATGCTGAGTTGGAAAGTTGTAATAGTGGTGTTTAATCTCTTGGGGTCAGTGTTTTTTGGCTGTCTGCACCAGGGTGGACTAATTCCTTGTCTATCTTATTTAGAAAAAGTTCTTCACTCAGAAAATCCTTTGCTTAGCCAGACCGAGCAGAATTTGGTTTTTTACCACACCTACATGCCTCCTAGGTATCTTCTTAATGTCAAATCAGATGAAAAGTTAATTAGAATCATTGACCTGGGAGGTTCTGATGTGTCTGTCCTCACTAACACTGTGAATGAACTACTTGGCAGTTCTGCTTCCAAACActttgggaataaacaggaaatgGATATCTACGTGATTGCCCCTGGCACTGTTCAAGATGATGTCAAAAATTGTGGTTTTCAGTGGAAGACTGTTGCATCGTTCTTCCCTCATTTAACTATGGAAGATCCACCTGATATTTCTTCTCTCCTTTCTGAAGATGGATTGACCCAACTGAGTCTTTACATTTTCAAAGTACACATAAAGGTGAAGtag